A region from the Cellvibrio sp. PSBB006 genome encodes:
- a CDS encoding phage tail protein, with protein sequence MSDPFLGEIRMVGFQFAPRGWAFCDGRILPIAQNSALFSLLGTMYGGNGQTTFALPDFRGRSPVGMGAGPGLSTITQGEQAGLERTTLNIQQMPSHTHIATGTAAISVGGTPANPVIAPTATNNVLGGSVGGSAGAAAIWSNQLTDPIPLGNEAGVTVAVQNTGGSQPVDLRNPFLGTNFIIALEGIFPARN encoded by the coding sequence ATGAGTGATCCATTCTTGGGAGAAATCCGCATGGTAGGCTTCCAGTTTGCCCCTCGTGGTTGGGCGTTTTGCGATGGGCGCATACTACCCATCGCGCAAAACAGTGCATTGTTCTCACTGCTCGGTACTATGTATGGGGGGAATGGGCAGACTACTTTCGCCTTGCCGGATTTCCGTGGTCGCAGCCCTGTAGGTATGGGAGCTGGCCCGGGTCTGAGTACTATCACGCAAGGTGAACAAGCGGGTTTAGAGAGGACGACCCTGAATATTCAACAGATGCCCAGCCATACTCATATAGCGACTGGTACGGCTGCAATTTCTGTCGGTGGTACACCAGCGAATCCTGTTATTGCTCCAACCGCAACGAATAATGTTCTTGGTGGATCGGTTGGCGGATCGGCTGGTGCTGCTGCCATCTGGTCAAATCAATTGACTGATCCTATTCCGTTGGGCAACGAGGCCGGCGTGACTGTTGCTGTGCAAAATACAGGTGGTAGCCAACCCGTTGATCTACGCAATCCCTTTCTGGGAACCAATTTTATCATTGCATTGGAAGGTATTTTTCCAGCGCGCAATTAG
- a CDS encoding GNAT family N-acetyltransferase encodes MLEHITLFEDLKYRLATQEDDVFLEQLFRYTRNDLYQLPMSREFIDKLVAQQYQLQQASYRQQAPDAKIYVIESRQLAIGKIMLHFDVSSIHIVDFSILPEKRGQGFGTRVLQSVQNLARQQNHKIRLSVDHMNLPAKKLYLSQGFVIAGANETHDTMVWAAA; translated from the coding sequence ATGCTGGAGCATATCACCTTATTTGAAGACCTGAAGTACCGGCTTGCAACACAAGAGGACGATGTATTTCTGGAGCAACTTTTTCGGTACACGCGCAACGATCTCTATCAGTTGCCGATGTCCAGGGAATTCATCGACAAGCTGGTTGCTCAACAATACCAATTGCAACAAGCCTCATATCGACAGCAGGCGCCAGATGCCAAAATTTATGTGATCGAATCAAGGCAATTGGCTATCGGCAAGATCATGCTGCATTTCGATGTTTCTTCTATCCACATTGTGGACTTCTCCATTCTGCCGGAAAAACGAGGACAGGGGTTTGGGACGCGTGTATTGCAGTCTGTACAGAATCTAGCCCGGCAACAGAATCACAAGATCAGGCTATCGGTAGATCATATGAACTTGCCAGCAAAGAAATTATATCTGTCGCAAGGTTTTGTGATTGCCGGGGCTAATGAAACGCACGACACGATGGTTTGGGCCGCTGCCTGA
- a CDS encoding aspartyl/asparaginyl beta-hydroxylase domain-containing protein — protein MEVPIACSSHDLDKSLVISCAQVPCHVRLLAMQDELAQLMQQPWVDHVNRKDYSGGWDVLPLRCQRVHVDAHPVLQGFAIANGEDWQDLPVLARCPAIKAFLQTLRCPLKSVRLMRLKAGAEIKPHRDYGLSLEHGEARLHLSLQTSDKIHFYVNHQRVPMGAGELWYINADQEHAVQNLGDEDRINLVIDCVANDWLREQVTLGWHHGRGQSQPV, from the coding sequence ATGGAAGTGCCAATCGCTTGTAGTTCACATGACCTTGATAAATCGCTGGTGATTTCCTGCGCACAAGTGCCTTGTCATGTTCGTCTGCTAGCGATGCAAGATGAGCTCGCGCAACTGATGCAACAGCCCTGGGTTGATCATGTCAATCGTAAGGATTACTCCGGGGGCTGGGATGTGTTGCCGTTGCGTTGTCAGCGCGTGCATGTCGATGCCCATCCGGTATTGCAAGGATTTGCCATCGCTAACGGTGAGGATTGGCAGGATCTACCGGTGCTGGCGAGGTGTCCTGCAATCAAGGCTTTTCTGCAAACGTTGCGATGCCCGCTAAAATCTGTGCGCCTGATGCGCTTGAAAGCTGGTGCAGAAATTAAACCTCATCGCGATTACGGCTTGAGCCTGGAACACGGTGAAGCGCGCTTGCACCTCTCCTTGCAAACCTCCGACAAAATTCACTTCTATGTCAATCACCAGCGCGTTCCCATGGGCGCGGGGGAGCTTTGGTATATCAACGCTGATCAGGAACATGCGGTGCAAAATCTGGGCGATGAGGATCGTATCAATCTGGTGATTGATTGTGTGGCCAATGATTGGCTGCGTGAGCAGGTAACCCTGGGATGGCATCACGGCAGAGGCCAGAGCCAGCCGGTATGA
- the cysC gene encoding adenylyl-sulfate kinase: MTPPTQNERSQQKQQRPCVLWFTGLSGAGKSTLATLTERALFTYGCHTFSLDGDKVRTTLCKDLGFSIADRQENIRRIGAAAKLCTEAGLMVLTATISPLREMRDGVRHMFAPEEFIEVFVDAPLDVCETRDPKGLYRRARAGEIADFTGIDSAYEPPLNPEIHLHTDQMPPEDCVAVITRYLCDQGYLGLRE; the protein is encoded by the coding sequence ATGACGCCACCGACCCAGAATGAACGTTCACAACAAAAGCAACAGCGTCCTTGCGTGCTGTGGTTCACCGGCCTGAGCGGCGCGGGAAAATCAACGCTGGCCACACTGACCGAACGCGCCCTGTTCACTTACGGCTGCCATACATTTTCGCTGGATGGGGATAAGGTCCGCACAACCCTGTGCAAGGATCTGGGATTTTCTATCGCAGACCGGCAGGAAAATATTCGTCGTATCGGCGCGGCGGCAAAATTATGTACCGAGGCAGGATTGATGGTGCTGACGGCGACTATCTCGCCCTTGCGTGAAATGCGCGATGGCGTAAGGCACATGTTTGCACCGGAAGAATTTATTGAAGTGTTTGTCGATGCGCCCCTGGATGTATGCGAAACACGCGACCCAAAGGGGCTCTATCGCAGAGCGCGGGCGGGAGAGATTGCTGACTTCACCGGCATTGATTCCGCGTATGAACCGCCACTAAATCCGGAGATTCATCTGCACACTGATCAGATGCCACCAGAGGACTGTGTGGCGGTCATCACCCGGTATTTGTGCGATCAGGGTTACCTGGGTTTGCGTGAATAA
- the sfsA gene encoding DNA/RNA nuclease SfsA produces the protein MSSTTLAELSPWQAAELLKRYKRFMVDVRLADGQVITLHCPNTGSMRNCVLPATQCWYSTSDNPKRKYAHTLEVVTTPGGHLAGVNTGRANTLVQMAIAAGIIDELHGYTSVRREVVYGEEKSRIDFLLEGAAHDPRPCYVEVKSVTLMEAPGQGLFPDAISDRGSKHLRELMAMVQQGYRAVLLFCVQHTGIEWVEPADGIDPVYGKHLRDALAMGVEVIAYQADISPATADITLVKKLPVRID, from the coding sequence CTCTGGCCGAGCTGTCGCCCTGGCAGGCAGCGGAACTGCTTAAGCGCTACAAACGTTTTATGGTGGATGTCCGCCTCGCCGATGGTCAGGTTATTACCCTGCATTGCCCCAACACCGGCTCCATGCGCAACTGCGTCTTGCCGGCCACCCAATGCTGGTATTCCACCTCCGATAACCCCAAACGCAAATACGCCCATACGCTCGAAGTCGTGACCACGCCCGGCGGGCATCTGGCGGGGGTGAATACCGGGCGTGCCAACACACTGGTACAGATGGCTATTGCGGCGGGCATCATTGATGAGTTGCACGGCTATACGTCTGTGCGTCGCGAAGTGGTATATGGCGAGGAAAAATCGCGGATTGATTTTCTGCTGGAAGGTGCCGCCCACGACCCTCGGCCCTGTTATGTCGAAGTCAAAAGTGTGACCTTGATGGAAGCGCCGGGGCAGGGGTTATTTCCCGATGCCATCAGTGATCGCGGCAGTAAACATCTGCGTGAGCTGATGGCCATGGTGCAACAGGGGTATCGTGCGGTGTTGTTGTTTTGTGTCCAACACACCGGGATCGAATGGGTAGAGCCTGCCGATGGGATTGATCCGGTTTATGGCAAACACCTGCGCGATGCGCTTGCCATGGGGGTCGAGGTGATTGCTTATCAGGCGGATATCAGTCCGGCTACGGCTGACATCACCTTAGTGAAAAAGCTGCCGGTACGGATTGATTGA